The Coregonus clupeaformis isolate EN_2021a chromosome 35, ASM2061545v1, whole genome shotgun sequence genome includes the window GGCCCTCAATAAAACCTCCCCATAGCTACGTGGAAGGCAACCCACGTGGATCAGCAGCATCTTAAAGGTTAGGGGGTTGGGTGGGGattggagaggaggagtgagaggggggaggatTAGAGAAGTGACTCTGCCAACATTTGACTGTCCTCCTGTGGTGGTGCAGGGGGTGCTGGGAGTGAGGGATGATCAGGTTTAAGGTTAAAGGTCAGAGGGTTTTAGCTGCCTGGCAGGATGGGGTCAGAAACGTGCCTCTGAATCTTCTGCCCCTCTGTGGAGGTCTCCAGGTtgtcagggagggaggggaaacgCAGGCTGCCACACAGCAGTCCAGAGGGTCCCATGGTGGGGCAGGAGACCTGGGGGGGGCTGAGGCCCATGGAGGGCCCTGGAAGGGGCTCTGTCTCAGgggacatggacatggacatggtgTCATCAGAGGCCACCGTGAGGTGGATCCCACTGGACAGGGAGTCCTTGGACTTGTGCTTGTCTGAGTCCTGGCTCTGCAAAGAAAAAAAAGGGGGGTAAAGCGATTCAGTAACTCTGTATACAGTACAACTTTCAATACCAATACCTCGCTCTCACTCATTTCATCAGCCCACTGTTTCACAATATCACATAGCTTTTGGAGGACAGAGCATTGTAGCAAGCAAGCAAAAACTGATATATACTGTACTATCTGTGCACCATACCAGTACCCACCTGCAGCGGCGAAGGCATGCTGTCAATCTTGATTGGGGGCATGGAGGGGACAGTGTGGATGACGGGGGCTGCTGTGCCGTACAGGGTGGTGGGGTGAGCAGGGTGAGGGCTGGGCAACACAGCGCTGTAGGCCGGGGGCACTGGGGCCATCTGCCTCTGGAGCAGCTGCAGGATCACGTGGATGTCTGCAGTCATCCGAGTCTCCAGTCTGGGCAGGGCCAAGGATGGAGGCAGGATGGGAGAGGAAAGACCATAGATAAATAAAGTCAATCAtttcttcctctgtgatctctctcaaTCCTTTCTTGGTCTTCCTTCATTATTAATTTTTGCTTCTTCTCCAATTATTATCTTCCTTTACCTGTCTggaaatcctctcctctcctcacaatTCCTGTCTAAAGATCCCTTTTGCTGTGCTCTCCTcacttttcctcttctctcctctcatcattttcctcctcctctcctcacttttcccctcctcttctctcctctcctcacttttcccctcctcttctctcctcacttttcccctcttctctcctcacttttcccctcttctctcctcacttttcccttcctcttctctcctcacttttcccttcctcttctctcctcacttttcctctcctcttctctccccactTTTCCCCTCctattctcttctctcctctcctcactttccccctcctcttctctcctctcctcacttttcctctcctcttctctcctcacttttaccctcttctctcctcactttccccctcctcttctctcctctactcacttttcccctcctcttctctcctctcctcacttttcccctcctcttctctcctctcctcacttttcttctcctcttctctataCCTGTGGAGCTGGGACTGTAGCAGCTCCACTCTGGACTCCAGTTCACTGGGCCTGTCCTCTGCACAGGGAGGAGGGTGGTAGGTGCCCCTCACTGAGGAGCAGCGCTGCTGGGGATCTGACAACTGACTGGTCCTCCGGTCAGGCCAATACCCATACACCCCTGGGCCTGGCATGTTGATGGGGGCTGAGGCTGGGATGTAGAGAAAGAGCAGAGATGCCTGTGTGAATGCTTTGAGGCAGGTTATAACATAGTCCAGTCCACTGATCTTAGTTAGTTCATGCGTAATACTGTGTATCtatatctcagtctctctctacctgtgtatTGGTGACTTCCTCGGTCCAGGGGCGGCCCCATGCCAGCTGAGGGTCCGCTGGGGGGCAGCAGGCTGACCACAGCAGGGGGGTAGTCATCGGTGTCATCCCCGGAGGGGTACAGCTCTGCTTTGCTATGTCCCAGAGGCATCATCTCATCGTCACTGGACTGGGAGCAGGCGCTGGCGCTGCTACACATGCCCTCCCAGTGGGAGCTTGTGTCAGGGCCGTTGTGGTTCCCCAAAGGACACGACTGGTCTGGAAACGAGTCCTCACGGTCCATGCCGTCTACACACAGCCAGGACAGGTACAATGACCACCACAACTTTATACATATCATTGATAGTAACACTACTTTTAACAATGTATAAGAAACCCATGATGACATAATGAGCAGatccacacacactcaccaggcCGGTTTCTCCTGCGTCGTGGCCGCGGCCGTCGATATCCACATTCAGAGTCCTCACTGGGAGTTGCCTGGTTTATTCTATCTACCTAATACACATCAGCTTCAGTAATTCAACAAAAAACCACTCACACTTTACAACACATTACACATACATCATAAAATCATCAGATTTATACACACTAAATATTCAAGAAGTAATGTTTTTGCATACAGTTTTGCCTAACTAAAACTCATTGACCTTGTGTTAAGATCTCTTTATGACTAAgggctggtttcccggacacagattaagactagtcctgggctaaaaagcactttcaaagtagattctccattgagcatgctttttagtccaagaCTACACAATCCATGTCCAGGAAACCGGCTCAACATAAACAGTATCTATTTGTGGTTTGAGAGAGtgctctctgtccccctctcatgGTAGACTCACATCTTGGAGGTTGAAGGTGATCTCCAGGTTGGTCCAGAAGCAGTCGGAGAAGTCTGGGTACATGTCCAGCACCTCCAGCAGGTCGTCCCTCAGGATCCTATGGAGGTCACAGTAGGTTAAAGCCCTGACGTCCGCACTGGACTTCCCTGGACGCCCAAAAAGATAGATGGGCTCCCCGAAGATATCATTCTTAcctacagagagcgagagaatggAGAGATGAGAGGTTGAAAGGTGTGACACAGGTGAAGAGGAAAATGAGGTGAATAGAGTGACAATGGAGAAAGCAATGATTGAACACAAAGATCATTGGACAACATAAGCATTAAAAACATTCATAAGCTCACTCGCATACACTGCCTTTCTATACAAGACTAACCTGATAGATATTTTCTTCTGGATTATTTCTGGATTTTTCAGAGATAGAGTAGAACAACAACACTAATGCTCTACATTATTCCAGTTAGGCCTGACTTTGTGTCCACTTAAATGCAGAGGGGAGACAAATCAAAATGAGACAGGCTAGCATAGAGAGTGTGGGTCTGAGCAATCGGGCGATCGGTAATCAATGACACTGTGAAATGGAAGTGGAGCCATGCCCAAACACCTCTGGCTAAACAGCACACCAGaacacagcagtgtgtgtgtgagagagtgagtgagtgaatgagtgagtgaaagagagagagagagacagagagacagagagacagacagacagacagacagacagacagacagagaatgtACCAAACCACAAGCTTGAATGGGAAGAACGAGGGGAAGACTTAAGAAAGAAGGAGAGGCTACCCAGTAACTACCATCACCCTTCAGCCTAACCAGTATCCACCATCACTCTTCAGCCTAACCAGTAACCACCATCACCCTTCAGCCTAATCAGTATCCACCATCACTCTTCAGCCTAACCAGTAACCACCATCACTCTTCAGCCTAACCAGTAACCACCATCACCCTTCAGCCTACCCAGTAACCACCATCACCCTTCAGCCTACCCAGTAACCACCATCACCCTTCAGCCTACCTAGTATGCACCATCACCCTTCAGCCTACCCAGTAACCACCATCACCCTTCAGCCTACCCAGTAACCACTATTACCCTTCAGCCTACCCAGTAACCACTATTACCCTTCAGCCTACCCAGTAACCACCATCACCCTTCAGCCTACCCAGTAACCACCATTACCCTTCAGCCTACCCAGTAACCACTATCACCCTTCAGCCTACCCAGTATGGCCACCACCACGTCATCTCTCAGAATCTCTATGGACCCTCTGGAGATGAAGTAGAGAGCTGAGAGGATATCTCCCATGTGGACCAGGGTGTCGCCTGGAGGGGCATGGGTGGTCTTAAACCTCATGGCCAGCGCCCGCAGACAGCCCTTACTGGCCCCCTTGAAGGCCCTGCAGTTCTGGAGCAGGCAGCGGTTCAGGTGGAGACAGATATCAGCCTGCAGACACTCAGGGAAACCCTTCAGCAcctagagagaggaagggagaaatgggagagggagaaagagagagagagaaagtgggggGAGAGATGTTTCAGTTGATGCTCACTATTGACTGAGgggacacatgcacagacacagacacacagtgtgTCTATGTGATTGTTCAGATTGAATTGACAGGCGTGCTCTCTGCTACGTCATGTTCCTGTGGTGTTAGAGGCCCAATGCTTTTCTCTTCTCTGCAAGCAGCAGGACACACTATCTATCTACTAACACATAGGATATGACGCACATCATTTCCACTGTTAGGTCTCCCTGTCTGAGCACCTAATGGCGGCAAAACTCAGGTGGTAAGTAGGGCCTATGTGCTTTtcgtgtgggtatggatgtgtgtgtgtgtgtgtgtgtgtgtgtgtttggctgtatATGAATGTGTGTTAGAGAGTTACTCACAGCGTTCATGTCGATGCCATTGGTATAGGACCAGGCATGTTGGAAGTATTCCTCCAGTCTCTGGCGTAGTCCCTCTGGGATCTGGTGGAAGCGGATGAACTCTTTGACACGCAGCATCTGGGTGTGGTAACGGGCCGTGCCGGAGTACAGCCTCTGGATGATAGCCGATACGTTACCAAAGATACTGGCATACATCAGCGCTACAGGAGATGACACAGAGACATGTCAGAGACATCCACCTAAAATGATAGGTGATACTACATTTAAAGCAATGCATATGAACACTCTCGACACACAGGCacgtcacagacacacactggtgACGTACTCACAGCCGATAAGCATGATGCAGATGGAGAAGATCTTCTCAGGGTTGGTGTTGGGGGAAACGTTGCCGAAGCCCACGCTGGTCAAGCTGCTGAAGGTAAAGTAAAGCGCTGTGACGTATTTATCCTTGGTGGAAGGGCCAGAGGCAGGGTCTGTGTCGTTGTATGGTTTACCAATCTGTTCAGCCAGGTTGTCCAGCCAGCCGATCTTCATGCCTCCGATGCGGGCCGAGTTGGTGCGCTCCGCGTTGCCGATGGCGTACCAGATACAGGCCAGCCAATGGGCGATGAGGGCAAAGGTGCACATGAGGAGGAAGAGAACGGCGGCGCCGTACTCCGAGTAGCGGTCCAGCTTTCGCGCCACGCGTACCAATCGCAGCAGCCGAGCAGTCTTCAGCAAGCCAATCAGAGTGGTCGTctggggctgagaggagagatattCAATGAAGTTAATATACAAACAAAGTAATTAATATAAAATAACAAGAAGGTTTTGAGAGACTTTGTTGAATTTATACACAGACCAACGCTGCAAAAAAAGGACCAATACTACACATAGATTAAAATgatcccccttctcctccctccatctcacctCATCGGAGGCAGAGCGGAATATGAGCAGGTCAAAGGGGATGGCCGCCACTATATCAATGAGGAACCAGCCTTTGAAATAGTGCTGGGCAATGCGGCCCGGGTGGCTGACCACCTCGTCATTGTGATTGACATATGTGGTCCGGAAGTTGATGAGAATGTCCACGATAAACATGACGTCCACCACCAGGTCCACCACGTTGAGGGGGTTGCAGGTGTAGCCACAGGAGCGCCGGAGCTCGTCCTCCACCTCGTTGAGCAGGAAGGCAGCAGAGTAGGGGGTGAAGACGGCCGTGTAGATGACCAGCAGGAGGATGACCCAGTCCCACACCGCCTTGAAGGGACTGTAGTGGAGGATGGTCCACTTGTGGATGCGAGGCGCCTGGAGCTTGTACTCTGGCAGGACGTCAGCCCCCAGGGACAGTACCTAgaaggggagaggacagagagggtcAGAGAGTCCTGCTGAATCTAGATTAATCATGGACAGTAAAAGTGAATCAGAATTTAACCTGAATATCTTCACAATGGCCCCTCACCACCCTGCTGAAAAGGCCTTGATTAGAACCCCAATAATATCACATGATAAGCCAAACAGCCTTTGCAAAATGGAAAGCTGTATAAGAAATGGGAAAGAAAGTGGGAAAGAGAGTGAGTCATATCAGAAAATTGTGCAGAGAAACCAGAGGGATGGGGGTTCAGGCAACCAGAGCAGAAGACAGTTTCAGAAGAGAGGAACAGAACAGGACCTGATATTGTCTTTGTTGTGCCCTTTGGGGGAAGAAAGGGGAGGAACTGTGTTGTGTTTACCTACGGTGTCTGACACCGCGGGCCTCCAACCACCTCAGCACAACTAGAACAGcagcaaaaaaacacaaaaaaaactcCATTAGCTGTTCAAGCACTGTCACAAATCAATCAGAGTTAATGTGTAGTCCAGAGTGAGACACAAAGAGGGagaagtagtgtgtgtgtgtgtgtgtgtgtgtgtgtgtaatacaaTGCAATGAGTGTAAATGTTCACACAAACATCCCTCAGTCTCACAGCAAACCATCATGTTGTCATGAAGACTATACTGTGCTGGAGTATTAGCAATATCTGTCCCAAAGGACACTGTAGAAGCCAATGTCACAGCTTTTCACAAGACAAATATCTACATGGTTGACGGTGGGTCTGATTTCTGAGTGTTCCACACAGTTCAACACTGTCAGTACAGCCAAATAGGAACCAAATATAATGACCATGTAATAACCAGTATGTAAATCATAGATGCAAATTCAAATACAGGGAGGACCTTAGTGGTTGTGTTGTCATAGCAACAGCACAGACCATAATATTACTTAAAAATGGATATGATCCTCACACCATCATCGAAACCACAGTATCTGAATTGACAACAATAACCCAAGAGATCACACTCACATAGACCACTTCAATCAGTCTGACCCTACTGCTCCTACTAACCGGTACAACGATGAGAGCCTCCATTCCCAGGAGCTCCAGTCTATCTTGGTCCCGAccacagcagcagcaggaggaggaggaggaggagcacgaCACCCTGGTCCCCCTCAAAGTCCCCAGCAGCCCACCCTGTCTCCCCTGGAACAGATATGTTCTCCCCTGCTCCATCCTAGCCCGCTATGTCCACACAATGCCCCAGACCAGCTACCCAGTGTCCCAGTGCCTATGTGACCAGCTCTAACGGACCCTCTCTGGCTGCCTGGCTGTCAGTGCCCATCTCCCCCGCCCCACCCCGCTCACTGGCCTTTTAAAAGACCCTGCTGCAGCTCACCTGCCACACCATGTGACCCCCTTCACTGTCCCTCGGCCAATGGAAGAGCAGGGTAAATGCCCTAATTTACACGCAAATCGACAGGGATTGTTGCAGAGAGCTGGGTGATTTTGGTTCATTTTCACTAACACCTTTTGTGAGTGCGTGCGTAGGAGGGCATTATTGGTCAAAACTGTCTGTGTGCTTGACGTAGTGGTCAGAGTTAGTCTGAAAGTGCTCTTCTGACACTAAGGAGCATGTGCTTGTGATCCACCACTCTGACATATGTAggcagtggtagaaaaagtacccaattctcatacatgagtaaaagtaaagataccttaatagaaaatgactaaagtaaaagtgaaagttacccagtaaaatagtacttgagtaaaagtctaaaagtatttggttttaaatatacttaagtatcaaaagtaaatgtaattgctaaaatatacttaagtatcaaaagtacaagtAAAATTATACAtcttttcaaattccttatacaAAGCAAACCAGGCGGCACCattgtcttgttttttaaatttacgaatagccaggggcatgctccaacactcagacatcatttacaaacgaagcaagTGTTTAGTGAgcccgccagatcagaggcagtagggatgaccagggatgttctctagataagtgtgtgaattagaaaATGTTCCTTTTCCTGCtaaccattcaaaatgtaatgagtactttcaggtgtcagagaaaatgtacataatttcctttaggaatgtagtttagtaaaagtaaaagtagtcaaaaatataaatattaaagtGATGTACAGAGaacatttcaggtctgctgagcgcaaacttgaacattgtgaaactGCTGTGCAAATTCCAGCACTCGTTtccagtgaacactgaggctgtacccgctttaagttagttttaacagtggtcaagtaggctactgtggctatttgatcataatgtaggcctaccagagtggcctaccatcaaaaacaatggagaaaatgcatcccataacattttaacatggaattagctgttctatcgttcagcctacagtagcagccaatgtgtggtgttcattgtaaacctacattccatgagacttttgaaaaacatGCAggacttgacattaacctgtttatccacttgtccttcagacaaggaggtgactgaaaatgttgttgtgttgtttgatgcaagaaaccactttacaaaataaaatgcatgatTATTCCcgtaccattattacagagaatcagacaaattatgctaccctctgcctattggctaccaGGCTTAtgcaagcctgtctcaaaatacaacactaccCCTTTAAGAcgaaaaaaaagctctttacctgactcgctttccaaagatgtctagaaatgtactcgttttgtgctcttgtaggaagcaatccctcccctattgctgagtacaaatgatctataactgggctaataactcactaactagcaaaggatatgaacaaatgtgcacacgtggcaacatgcagctctcgctttgatctcaaaacaagcgcatctactcacgaccgctcatgctgtaaacacagtccagttcaaagtaaatggcacagatccatatatggcaatggtctatttgcatataggcctactgcagctctgattgtttatgccgcaccggtctgtgtagagtacgggctgagtagtgcgtgtcaatgcaatagaatcctactccgatgtgttctgcctacaacaaaataccTTGCATTGttagttttgtttcggtatgttgcattgaaagttgctaatattgcattgattcgatcacagtaaagggaaacgttgatagtggcaaccgggaaaactctagaacagtggccaccaaccttttctgagtcaagttcacttttgagtcaaaatgcaagccgagatctaccgctcagagtttattttaacatgacttataaaatgtacagtggggaaaaaaagtatttagtcagccaccaattgtgcaagttctcccacttaaaaagaagagagaggcctgtaattttcatcataggtacacgtcaactatgacagacaaaatgagggaaaaaaatccagaaaatcacattgtaggattttttatgaatttatttacaaattatggtggaaaataagtatttggtcaataacaaaagtttctcaatactttcttatataccctttgttggcaatgactcaggtcaaacattttctgtaagtcttcacaaggttttcacacactgttgctggtattttggcccattcctccatgcagatctcctctagagcagtgatgttttggggctgtcgctgggcaacacggactttcaactccctccaaagattttctatggggttgagatctggagactggctaggccactccaggaccttgaaatgcttcttacgaagccactccttcgttgcccgggcggtgtgtttgggatcattgtcatgctgaaagacccagccacgtttcatcttcaatgcccttgctgatggaaggaggttttcattcaaatctcacgatacatggccccattcattctttcctttacacggatcagtcgtcctggtccctttgcagaaaaacagccccaaagcatgatgtttccacccccatgcttcacagtaggtatggtgttctttggatgcaactcagcattctttgtcctccaaacacgacaagttctattttggtttcatctgaccttatgacatatgacattctcccaatcctcttctggatcatccaaatgcactctagcaaacttcagacgggcctggacatgtactggtttaagcagggggacacttctagcactgcaggatttgagtccctggcggcgtagtgtgttactgatggtaggctttgttactttggtcccagctctctgcaggtcattcactaggtccccccgtgtggttctgggatttttgctcaccattcttgtgatcattttgaccccacggggtgagatcttgcgtggagccccagatcgagggagattatcagtggtcttgtatgtcttccatttcctaataattgctcccacagttgatttcttcaaaccaaggtgcttacctattgcagatgcagtcttcccagcctggcgcaggtctacaattttgtttctggtgtcctttgacagctctttggtcttggccatagtggagtttggagtgtgactgtttgaggttgtggacaggtgttttttatactgataataagttcaaacaggtgccattaatacaggtaacaagtggaggacagaggagcctcttaaagaagaagttacaggtctgtgagagccaaagatcttgcttgtttgtaggtgaccaaatacttattttccaccataatttgcaaataaattcattaaaaatcctacaatgtgattttcttgatttttatttctcaatttgtctgtcatagttgacgtgtacctatgatgaaaattacaggcctctctcatctttttaagtgggagaacttgcacaattggtggctgactaaatactttttttccccactgtaagtctatgcaacattaaccaattaaaaacagtactgtagcaatgaggtttgtgcagtaagctataggcccaatataTTACCACCGCTTTgattgaattgccctgccaatgcattgttgttcgggccattttttaaattatatttaaaaat containing:
- the LOC121568901 gene encoding potassium voltage-gated channel subfamily H member 6 isoform X1: MPVRRGHVAFQNTYLDTIIRKFDGQNRKFLIANAQMKDCGIIYSNEGFCQMFGFSRAEIMQQPCTCQFLVGPGTMKTALTQLAQALLGSEERKVEILYYNKEGTCRPCLIDVVPVKNAEGQVIMFILNFQEIIDPSLKKPGLRQRMAQGWVGAGQSRRLKLRLPSVRAMRQPSLAKDQFEGVVVDYLQPNSEEVPLKEFRIPSKESCMQSETEALIEQDYESPQPASYCSPKRLSLLSERLDPSVPFLPSGPFSSAAFPRTVLPRSRSRETVGSLRRASSLDDLDSMRAESGRTGDPHSNSIPSESKQTKPKIPGPVGDLKAGTLSSTSDSDLMRRRTSTCRTSTRNPLTLSFASDLLRPPSPTEIEIIAPSKVKDRHRDVTEKVTHVTQVLSLGADVLPEYKLQAPRIHKWTILHYSPFKAVWDWVILLLVIYTAVFTPYSAAFLLNEVEDELRRSCGYTCNPLNVVDLVVDVMFIVDILINFRTTYVNHNDEVVSHPGRIAQHYFKGWFLIDIVAAIPFDLLIFRSASDEPQTTTLIGLLKTARLLRLVRVARKLDRYSEYGAAVLFLLMCTFALIAHWLACIWYAIGNAERTNSARIGGMKIGWLDNLAEQIGKPYNDTDPASGPSTKDKYVTALYFTFSSLTSVGFGNVSPNTNPEKIFSICIMLIGSLMYASIFGNVSAIIQRLYSGTARYHTQMLRVKEFIRFHQIPEGLRQRLEEYFQHAWSYTNGIDMNAVLKGFPECLQADICLHLNRCLLQNCRAFKGASKGCLRALAMRFKTTHAPPGDTLVHMGDILSALYFISRGSIEILRDDVVVAILGKNDIFGEPIYLFGRPGKSSADVRALTYCDLHRILRDDLLEVLDMYPDFSDCFWTNLEITFNLQDVDRINQATPSEDSECGYRRPRPRRRRNRPDGMDREDSFPDQSCPLGNHNGPDTSSHWEGMCSSASACSQSSDDEMMPLGHSKAELYPSGDDTDDYPPAVVSLLPPSGPSAGMGPPLDRGSHQYTASAPINMPGPGVYGYWPDRRTSQLSDPQQRCSSVRGTYHPPPCAEDRPSELESRVELLQSQLHRLETRMTADIHVILQLLQRQMAPVPPAYSAVLPSPHPAHPTTLYGTAAPVIHTVPSMPPIKIDSMPSPLQSQDSDKHKSKDSLSSGIHLTVASDDTMSMSMSPETEPLPGPSMGLSPPQVSCPTMGPSGLLCGSLRFPSLPDNLETSTEGQKIQRHVSDPILPGS
- the LOC121568901 gene encoding potassium voltage-gated channel subfamily H member 6 isoform X2 yields the protein MPVRRGHVAFQNTYLDTIIRKFDGQNRKFLIANAQMKDCGIIYSNEGFCQMFGFSRAEIMQQPCTCQFLVGPGTMKTALTQLAQALLGSEERKVEILYYNKEGTCRPCLIDVVPVKNAEGQVIMFILNFQEIIDPSLKKPGLRQRMAQGWVGAGQSRRLKLRLPSVRAMRQPSLAKDQFEGVVVDYLQPNSEEVPLKEFRIPSKESCMQSETEALIEQDYESPQPASYCSPKRLSLLSERLDPSVPFLPSGPFSSAAFPRTVLPRSRSRETVGSLRRASSLDDLDSMRAESGRTGDPHSNSNLKAGTLSSTSDSDLMRRRTSTCRTSTRNPLTLSFASDLLRPPSPTEIEIIAPSKVKDRHRDVTEKVTHVTQVLSLGADVLPEYKLQAPRIHKWTILHYSPFKAVWDWVILLLVIYTAVFTPYSAAFLLNEVEDELRRSCGYTCNPLNVVDLVVDVMFIVDILINFRTTYVNHNDEVVSHPGRIAQHYFKGWFLIDIVAAIPFDLLIFRSASDEPQTTTLIGLLKTARLLRLVRVARKLDRYSEYGAAVLFLLMCTFALIAHWLACIWYAIGNAERTNSARIGGMKIGWLDNLAEQIGKPYNDTDPASGPSTKDKYVTALYFTFSSLTSVGFGNVSPNTNPEKIFSICIMLIGSLMYASIFGNVSAIIQRLYSGTARYHTQMLRVKEFIRFHQIPEGLRQRLEEYFQHAWSYTNGIDMNAVLKGFPECLQADICLHLNRCLLQNCRAFKGASKGCLRALAMRFKTTHAPPGDTLVHMGDILSALYFISRGSIEILRDDVVVAILGKNDIFGEPIYLFGRPGKSSADVRALTYCDLHRILRDDLLEVLDMYPDFSDCFWTNLEITFNLQDVDRINQATPSEDSECGYRRPRPRRRRNRPDGMDREDSFPDQSCPLGNHNGPDTSSHWEGMCSSASACSQSSDDEMMPLGHSKAELYPSGDDTDDYPPAVVSLLPPSGPSAGMGPPLDRGSHQYTASAPINMPGPGVYGYWPDRRTSQLSDPQQRCSSVRGTYHPPPCAEDRPSELESRVELLQSQLHRLETRMTADIHVILQLLQRQMAPVPPAYSAVLPSPHPAHPTTLYGTAAPVIHTVPSMPPIKIDSMPSPLQSQDSDKHKSKDSLSSGIHLTVASDDTMSMSMSPETEPLPGPSMGLSPPQVSCPTMGPSGLLCGSLRFPSLPDNLETSTEGQKIQRHVSDPILPGS